CAATTTGCCCAGTAGAGATGGATGGTGGAATGTCTTGATCAATATTATTCCTCGTTTGCTCTCGTCGTTTCTAAGAAAACAatgttttgtggttttattAAATAGCTGGAGACAAAATGTTTCGATCTTGTTCGTTTCTCTGTTTGTATGCTTTTATACATGTTATTTCTaaacaatttgtttgttttatggTGGGCATCTTTAAAAGTAAGATACCCATTTGTTTTTAGAGAAATGTTATTGTCACCTAAAAATTTAAGTGTgtatttataattatttatatttaaaaagaaaaatattcttACAATAAATGTACAATTAGATTTTTGTAGTGTAAATTTTCTGTCTTCAATTTCGACTACTCGAAATATATGATCCGATTGACCCCCAACCATTGAGGTTTAAATATTTATGGCTGGGGAAGACGAATTCACCCAAACCTCGAACTCCTTTTCTTAGGAAATAAATTGAAAGTTATAATCTAAGGCCAAATTCAAACCGAAACAACAACATTCTATTCTATAATTTCTCCTAGTCCTGATCGGTTAGGGATTCTAGTTAGTTCGTTTACAAACTACGTTGGCTAATATATTTCAGTTACAGCTTCATATATAAATGCATTCTTCGTCGAATTAACAAATAATCAGTttgtataattaattaagaacaaGAGGACTCGAAACAGAAGCagcaaaacatgaccatgaccAACAACGACAACGTTTTGGAGCCGCCCATCAATTTCTCGATGGTGGATGAGGGCGTATTCCGATCAGGCTTCCCGCAGCTGTCAAACTTCCCATTCCTCCAATCCCTTCAACTCCGTTCCATTATCTATCTCTGCCCCGAGCCCTGTTagggcttaaaaagacttcactactttggagatgtttatctcacaaagaagaatgtaatgcagcggaattgataggcaagagaaagaaagaacactcaaagtttttacacaagattttttattcactcacaaactagtacaagaggaaacactcaaacactcttagaagctttgttgcttcttcttacttctcactacttgctctcttggttgtttcaaatggtgtggatgccttctccttttataggcatggatggaaccttggagaaaCATGGAAACATCATGCTAGATATATGAcaattccactaccttcctatgctagaattatctacactaatcttgtatgttggtggaatcctcaccattcttctagactcttccaccaacttgaactttgctagaattctctagcatgtgcatggatctttctttgtgcATGGGCTAGATCCATTATCTttgggccaagacaagattacaattcaacatccccccttaaTCTTGTCTTGTGACGCCGATTGTGTTCCTCAATCTGACAAAGTCTTTTTGCCTAAGTAGTTTGGTGAATATGTCGGCGACTTGGTCTTGTGACTTCACGTATTCCACTTGCACATCCTTTCTTGCAATACACTCTCTTATGTAATGATAGCGGGTATCTATGTGTTTGCTCCTAtcatggaatactggattcTTTGCTAGAGTTATTGTAGACTTGTTGTCGACATAGATCTCTATTGGCTATTCTTGTGGCATGTTTAATTCTTTTAGCAAGTTTCTCAGCCAGATTGTATGATAGACACATGAGGTAGCAGCTATGTATTCAGCTTCGCAGGTAGAGAGAGTGACAATCGATTGCTTCTTCGACATCCATGTGAATGCAGTGTTTCCCATAAAGAACACAAATCCAGTAGTGGTTTTTCTATCATCGGAATCTCCTGCCCAATCACTGTCGCTATATCCAACAAGTTTGTAGTTATCAGAACTTGAATAGAACAAGCCAAAGTTAATAATACCTTTAAGGTATTGGAGAATTCTTTTGGCGGTCTTCAAGTGTGTAGTTGTGGGATTCTCCATGTAGCGACTGACTAATCCGACGGCATAGAGAATGTCTGGTCTTGTGCATGTCAAGTAGCGCAAGCTTCCAACTAAACtcttgaaaaatgttggatATACACTTTCTCCTTCGTCATGCTTGGTTAGTTTGACTCCGCACTCCACTAGCGTGCTTATGGGCTTGCAGTCGttcattttgaactttttcagtATCTCATCTGTGTagctttcttgggagatgaaaatgctttcttcgttttgcttgacttcaatgcctaGGAAGTATGCCATCAGCCCGATGTCGGTCATCTCAAATTCTTTGGTCATCACTCTTTTGAACTCTTCATACATACTTGGATTACTTCCGGTGAAGAttagatcatccacatataagcacacaatcTGAATATCttcatctttgactttgacgtaGAGAGCATGTTCATGATGGCACTTGATGAAGTTGTTTTCTTGGAAGTACTTGTCGATGCAACTATTCCATGCTCGTGGcgcttgttttaacccataaagGGCTTTCTTCAGCTTCAGAACTTTGTCTTCATGCCCTTTGATTTCATAGCCAGACGGTTGCTGAATgtagacttcttcttcaaggactCCATTTAAGAAAGTggacttcacatccatttgttgaatcttccatttgttttgagctgccaaagaaattagtaatcgtATAGTTTCCAACCGAGCAACGGGTGCAAATACCTCATCATAGTCGATTCCAGCTCTTTGACTATAGCCCTTTGCCACTAATCTCGCCTTGTATCTTTCGACCTCTCCGTTGGCATTCTTCTTTGTCTTATACACCCATTTGACTCCGATGGCTTTGTGTCATTTCGGAAGAATAGCGAGTTCCCATGTATCGTTCTTATGGattgcttcaatttcttcatccattgctttccTCTACTTAGTATCTTGCATTGCTTCTTGGAAGTCAACTGGTTCACAATCAGCAAAGAGACAGAAAAGTGTAGGATTATCAAGTCTTTCAGCTACCTCATAGAGATCTCGTAGACTTCTTATGTGTggtacttctctttcatttagACTCCCACTTGATGATGCTGATGCTGGTGAATTGCCATGATTGGTTGATGTTGGTGAAGCAGGTGGAGTAGTGGATTCTTGTTGAACCTTTCTTGCTTGCTCCATCATCCCTTGttcattctcttcttcaaactAAGGAAAGAAGTGAAGATTACCTGTATGAGAGCCAAAATCCCATTCTCATTCTTCATCGAACGTCACATCTCGATTGATTACCATCTTCCCATTGTTTGGATTATACAGCTTATAGCCTTTTGAATTTGAGTTATAGCCGATGAAGATGAACTTCTCACTTTTGTCGTCGATTGGTTCTCCTCTCGTCTGGTACATGTACATGGGCTATGCTTCCAAAAATTCTTAGATGGGAGATACTTGGTTTTCTTCCACTCCACGCTTCTTGCGGAGTCTTTCCCCACACACTTCTTGTTGGAGACCGATTGGATTGGTAGACAGCACATGATACAGCTTCTGCCCACAACTTCTTAGGCAATCTCTTACTTTTGAGCATGCTTCGAGCCATGTCGAGGAtggttcgattttttctttcctccacaccattttgttgaggggatCTTGGAACTGTCAAATGTCGACGAATTCCATTGGCTTAACAGAATTCTTGAAATTCCTTCGAAGTGAATTCTGCTCTTCGATCAGATCTCATGGCTTTAATCTTGCAAccactttctttttctataacagctttgaacttcttgaatgCTCCAAATACCTATGATTTCTACTTTAAGAAATACACTCaggttttccttgaaaaatcatcaatgaagagaaggaaataatttatttttacccAAAGAGCTTGGTTTTATTGGACCGCACACATCGGTGTGAATGAGTTCGAGTGGCTTCTGGGTTCTTGTGGTTGACTCTTTTGGAAAGCTTTTCCTGAACTGTTTCCCAAGTAAACATCCTTCGCAAGCTTGATCAGGACGACTGATGCACGGTAAGCCTCTCACCATCTCCTTCTTGGATAATAACTCCAGTCCCCCAAAGTTAAGATGCCTAAAACGAAGATGCCAAAGCCATGATGTGTCTTTGTAACATATCTTGAGACACTTTGCAACATTGCTTTGAATGTTCATGGGAAACATCctattctttgacattttcacCTTGGCAATTAATCTTCCTTTGTCATCTATAAGAAAAATGCTATAATTTTTCATGTGAATATCATAACCTTTTTCTAAGAGTTGACCCAAGCTCAAAATGTTGCTTTTCATATTAGGCACGtagtagacatttgaaattaattggtgaCCACCATTTTTTAGGGGAATAAGgatgttaccttttcctttAATGGGTATTTTGGATTCGTTTCCAAAAGAAACGTTGCCACTCTCCGATTCATTGAGCTCTACGAACATGTTTCTTCTTCCGCACATGTGGTTGCTAGCGCCGGTGTCAAGATACCATGTATAGTCTTGGTCTCCATCATTGTTCTTGCATGCTAGTAGCACAATGTCATTATcttatttctcttctttcacataattgaCCTTCTCATCAGGCctgttgcttggagctctacattcccaagcataatgcctaaacttttgacaattgtagcattgaacttgaaatttttcatacctcaagtttgagCGTCCTCTTCCACGACCATTTGTTGAGCTTCCTCCTCTTTCATAGTTGTTATGATTGTTGAAGTTCCAACCACGTCCACGTCCATGTCCGCGACCTCGACCGCGACTTCTTTCGTACTGGCTTATCTCATTATCcaatctttcttctttcttctttggctgGACATGCGTCTTGAGGAGCTGCTCATCATTCCCTTGCCTCTTCttatgtttctcttcatatgcttgtagtgaacccattaattgctctatactaatttcttccaagttttTTGGTTCTTCAATCGTCACGACAATGTGCTTGAACTTGGGGTACAACGAGCGTAGTatcttctccataattctaacattttctaacattttctccatttctttttaattgattggaaATGGCTAAGACTCTTGAAAAATAATCAGAGATTGATTCAAACCCtttcatttgtagagattcgAACTCACCTCTTAGTACTTGAAGACGAACCTTTTTCACTTGTTCGGCTCCTTTGTAAGAGGTTTGAAGCTTCTCCCATGCTTGCTTGGCAGAGGTTGCACTCGAGACTTTCTCAAAGCCATTGTCATCTAATGCTTGGTAGATGAGGTAGAGAGCCTTcttgtctctctttcttgaatctttcaaacTCTCATTCTGGGGTTGGGACAGAGTAGCTTCATCTTCTGGCTCAGTGTAGCCTTTCTCCATGACTTCCCATACATCATGTGCTCCCAAAAGGGCcttcattttgatactccaattattgaagttgttgttgtcgaGCACTGGAACTTGGAAGGCTGTCATAGCGTTGCTAGCCATAGCTCTGGTACCACTTTGTTagggcttaaaaagacttcactactttggagatgtttatctcacaaacaagaatgtaatgcagcagaattgataggcaagagaaagaaagaacactcaaagtttttacacaagattttttattcactcacaaactagtacaagaggaaacactcaaacactcttagaagctttgttgcttcttctcacttcgcactacttgctctcttggttgtttcaaatggtgtggatgccttctccttttataggcatggatggaaccttggagaaaCATGGAAACATCATGCTAGATATATCTAGAcaattccactaccttcctatgctagaattatctacactaatcttgtatgttggtggaatcctcatcattcttctagactcttccaccaatttgaactttgctagaattttctagcatgtgcatggatctttctttgtgcATGGGCTAGATCCATTATCTttgggccaagacaagattacaattCAACAAGCCCTACCCGGAGGAGAGTTTGGAGTTTCTTCGGTTGCAAGGCATTCGGCTCTTCCAGTTCGGAATCGAGGGCAAGAAGGAGCGGTCTACGTCTCCGCTGATTCCAGCAGAGACTATCTCCGAGGCACTGAAAGTTTTGGTTGAAATTGAGAATCATCCGGTGTTGATCCACTGCAAATGCGGCAAGCATCGGACTGGTTGTCTGGTGGGTTGCCTGAGGAAATTTCAGAATTGGTGTTTGTCTTTGGCGTTAGAGGAGTACTAGCGGTTTGCCGGCGAAAAATCTAGGGGGACGGATTTGAGATTTATCGAGACGTTTGACGTATTGGGCCTCAGGGGGGATGCCTTCACGGCATTGTCCGCCATTATTATTAAGCTTATGCTTCCGGAAAGAGGCGGTTGTTGTACAAACAAGAGTTGCAAACCCATAAACCCTAGGTGATGTTTTAGTTTTTACGTGTTGAAATTTTATGCCCTTTTAGTTGTACCATAATGAAAATTCATTCATTCGCTTAGTGATGGGTCCCACGTATGGGAgtgattttgttgttgttgttgatttaGCATAATCACGAAATTTAGACATGCTTATAAATTTAGTCCTCAATTTAGGAGTAGGAAATTTTTATGAATATATGACGTGCATGTTTACTTAAAAaattagaatgaaaaattatgaATCCAGAAAGTCaaaaatacaatgaaagaaATTTAGGAGTAGGAAATCTTTTGACAtattttgttctatttttattttattttttagttgttGAATTATCAATGTAAAGTAGAACTCAAATACTTTTTGACTCCACATAACCACATAAAAATCAAGAATTGAAACAGAGTAATTCTAATACTAGTTCGTACTCTAACCTAGTGCAAAAAGTTAGAATTGTAAAAATTTAGAGCTGATCTTGGTGAAATATAGAACGTCATAGGACCATGATTCTGGAACTCCTTTCCCTCCTTCAACTGTGGTCGGCCTGGGTCAGATTTCTTCGTTCAGGGATTTACCTCTTCTGAATAGTCCGCCCTTGATGGGTCAACTCTAGTTAGTTAATCCAAGCATAAGAAGATGAGATAAAGTACACACAAAGTTGTTAGgatatcttttctttttatatttgagGGATATTCTAATCTAATCCAAATTCATGGGAGGATTCAAATTTGGCTACACTCGGATTCACATATTCGGattgattttaaattaaaacCAGGTTGAAACAGAAGATATTGAAGTTGGGATTGAAACAGAAGATAAAGCGTAATATAAAGTTACATTACAATAACATGTTCTATTAAATGAAAGTGACTAAAGATTGAAAAAAATGCTACACTGCGTGATCAACTCCGGCAACGAGCATTAGCACTGCATCCACGGTTGTAGGGGTTACTCTGATTCTGAGCACCCGGCTTGCAGTTGTTGGAGGAAGCACCTCTCTGAGAGCAAGGCACAGTGTTTCTCTGCAGAGCTTCATAGCTTATGTTTCGTGAGGTGGCTAAGATGCGCCTGCTAATCTCCGAGTCCATGCCAAACTCATCATCACGATCATCCATACACTCTGCTACAGAACCCTCGCAGCGAGGTCTCACTGGAACCCAGCTCACCCCATGATCGCCGCCTGCATCAACGGAGATGATCAGAGCGGCCACGAAGGCCAAGGAAAAGATAATCGCTGAGGAATTGGCCATAGGTTTTGGTATGGTCTGTGTTTTTAGCTGCCAACTTGTATTTTGTTGTACGCCTGTTTAATTACAGAGGGAGACAGATGGGGCGGCAAGAGAGAGAAGATAGAGTTGGTGAATTCTGATGTGTATATTATTTCACTCCATTGtgttatttatagtagtaaaaagtataaaaaagGGAAAGTCCTTGTTCTTTAATTAATCCATAGTAGTAAGAAGGGAAAATCCTTATCTTTCAGGTAATCCATCTTAGATAAGACACAATCTACAAGATATTCTGCAGTCCCATAAGGATTTTTTACACACATTCCTAGTAAGTTTGGACTTTGatatatttaaatttgattaaatgaaaaattggatgctgatttcttcaaggaggtgattgtggatgcaaatttctcccttattgatcttggacaaaattgcacctacaaaacaattaacaccttaggatcaaggccaagagcctcacgcgcccacgatgaacgccgggggggggggggagctttggccgaagaacttctgatgccaaagttagaatttagagagaaaagtgtttagaaaGTATTGAGAATTTTGCAAGTGTGTTGGACCtaggttttggtgaaaatgggagccaATACATAGGGCATAGGGTGTAACTTAtggtttaatgtgtgatttaatggattaattaggcaattaatccattgattggttaatcaacacatttttggaataaatattttgggggttatgtaatttataccttgtggaaaatatagaatgaggatggatgaaataactttgaatttgttacttatTTTGGGCACGTTTGATTTGGTTGAAGGAtaattgcccgctgctcgcacGTAGGAATGCcgttgtacctcaagggtatttttgtcttcttttgtccaaaaatccacgtgttgcCTTGTGATTACTTTTGGCTCCATAGTGATTACTTAAATGACTTGCACTAATTAGCcttagggctagtttggtattcctgtgctttgaaaaaaaaactgcttctgctgtgaaataaagcggtagagtgtttggtaaagttttttgtaaaagtgcttttagcaaAAAAATCAGTGTTAAAGTGCTTGgtaaaattttatataaaactgCTATGattatgttaaatgactaaaaatgatataatgttaaatttaatatataattttttattttttaatctctATAATTGTCGAGTCATCCAAACTCTTCCattttccaaatcccatttatAATTCTAGAGTCATCCTTTtcgcctaattttttttttcatctgacTTTCAGATCCGATACGTTAGCGTTCCGTTGGTCATCAGACAGGATCACACTAAGCGTAGGCTGTTTCCGGATCAGATCTAGCCGAAGAGCTTTCCCCCTATAACTTGAATAGGGCAGTTTCCCACTAGCCGCTTAAAGGAGTACTCAAGGATTACCCTATTACCAATCTTGAATTGGCCTCCTACTGTCCTCGCTAAGAAAGAGTCTGCCCGcttaattcaatgaagtagttgAT
The nucleotide sequence above comes from Malus sylvestris chromosome 16, drMalSylv7.2, whole genome shotgun sequence. Encoded proteins:
- the LOC126606310 gene encoding rapid alkalinization factor-like, producing MANSSAIIFSLAFVAALIISVDAGGDHGVSWVPVRPRCEGSVAECMDDRDDEFGMDSEISRRILATSRNISYEALQRNTVPCSQRGASSNNCKPGAQNQSNPYNRGCSANARCRS